The Dioscorea cayenensis subsp. rotundata cultivar TDr96_F1 chromosome 7, TDr96_F1_v2_PseudoChromosome.rev07_lg8_w22 25.fasta, whole genome shotgun sequence genome includes a region encoding these proteins:
- the LOC120265658 gene encoding uncharacterized protein LOC120265658 isoform X2, whose translation MASQYSSKVWNIESVKSGVGFSISNFNSSFVLAGCGPMIAESYIVAEACALLFALQSTLSQRIICKQIFLASYDLLAAINQNSRLADWRLETLIENICFHLEELMFPQIHIIPLRWMKSSVDLAIFGSSKHALILYHQGRDLPHWLMKHFV comes from the exons ATGGCATCTCAATATAGCTCCAAAG TCTGGAATATTGAATCTGTCAAGTCTGGAGTTGGCTTTTCCATCTCCAACTTCAACTCAAGCTTCGTTCTTGCCGGTTGCGGACCAATGATTGCAGAATCCTATATTGTTGCTGAAGCCTGCGCCCTTCTTTTTGCGTTGCAGAGTACACTGAGTCAGAGAATTATATGCAAACAGATTTTCCTTGCTAGCTATGATCTATTAGCTGCCATAAACCAGAATTCCCGGCTTGCTGATTGGCGTCTTGAGACATTGATAGAGAATATTTGCTTTCATTTGGAAGAGCTCATGTTTCCCCAGATCCACATCATTCCTCTTCGTTGGATGAAGTCTTCTGTTGACTTGGCCATCTTTGGTTCCAGCAAGCATGCTCTGATTTTGTATCATCAAGGAAGAGACCTTCCACATTGGCTTATGAAGCATTTTGtttaa
- the LOC120265667 gene encoding putative disease resistance RPP13-like protein 1, with protein MNCKFSVIPIVGMGGLGKTTLTQLIYKDQRVCEYFDVKGWVYVSVNFNVVRLTKLIIETLSGQQSCDFFELNELQSVLSESVAGKKVLLVLDDVWNEEQSPWQLLQTPFDNADIVRIIVTTRNSSVAQVMQTGRISPYKLGLLPEGQSWLLFKHYAFAGQEVSSQFVDIGKQIVNKCNGLPLAVKALAGILLYETEESSWWDVLQSELWELDEAQAEIIPALKLSYSRMPSYMKPCFLYCSMYPKAHLFRKGNLIRLWMAQGYIRVKGSKIMEDVGENYFNELQQRSYFQLYENPHMGLTTGNEDEWYVMHDMLQDLAQLISENECFSIDISESQAVGHVISNKVRHLKVTYPSKVEADAELAELLSLKETNYLRTFDCLDLKYTSKSESLLPMFERLRALELQLDRPHDSTTWIGNFKHLRHLSVKSNIIWDALPQLVCQLYNLQTLDLKNCVLQEMPSEIGNLINLRCLALSSFSVVQLPESIGHLHNLHTLDVQSCYNLQELPQGISNLVKLQYLFIPSGAKLPHGIGKLTNLETLVYFRVGRADQIGKHCGIEELKNLVNIKGKLCISELEKLVSVDSVIVGNLKTKCKLKDLKLNWGCPQHPDEDNVCSEEMNFLVLERLQPHYNISSLEIDGYKGCDLPAWLGDPSFSKLTSIDFSSCKQIQDFPWLTARLPSLTSLSLYKFEKMKSVAHEGEVSFPALEVLSFSNMQEWESWSSVMDKVFPKLKNLSIQTCPKICQLPSFESLVTLTLSNCENLRDVTVHHDAACPSRLNELFIINCRQLSSLLGMKYLNSLTQLTVETCPELQFLPDDCLPVLPKYVQICDGKGPKHWCHLHGFQYKQFCRFDPIQRMK; from the exons ATGAATTGTAAATTCTCAGTCATTCCCATTGTGGGCATGGGAGGACTTGGGAAGACAACACTGACTCAACTTATATATAAAGATCAAAGAGTTTGCGAATACTTTGATGTGAAAGGATGGGTGTATGTATCAGTGAATTTCAATGTTGTACGCCTGACTAAACTGATCATAGAGACATTGAGCGGCCAAcaatcttgtgatttttttgaGCTAAATGAGCTTCAATCTGTCCTGAGTGAGAGTGTGGCAGGAAAGAAGGTCCTCCTTGTTTTAGATGACGTTTGGAATGAAGAACAGAGCCCTTGGCAGTTGCTGCAAACCCCCTTCGACAATGCTGACATTGTTAGGATAATTGTGACGACGAGAAATAGCTCAGTTGCCCAAGTCATGCAAACAGGAAGAATTTCACCTTATAAACTCGGCCTTTTACCTGAAGGGCAATCTTGGTTATTGTTCAAACACTATGCATTTGCAGGTCAAGAAGTTTCATCACAGTTTGTAGACATCGGTAAACAGATTGTCAACAAGTGTAATGGCTTACCGTTGGCAGTGAAGGCGCTTGCAGGCATTCTTCTATATGAGACAGAGGAAAGCAGTTGGTGGGATGTTCTCCAAAGTGAGCTATGGGAATTGGATGAAGCTCAAGCTGAGATTATACCTGCATTGAAACTAAGCTATAGCCGAATGCCGTCATACATGAAACCTtgcttcttgtattgttcaatGTATCCAAAAGCTCACTTGTTCAGAAAAGGCAATCTTATCAGGCTCTGGATGGCACAAGGTTATATTCGCGTCAAAGGGAGCAAAATAATGGAGGATGTAGGAGAGAATTACTTCAATGAGTTGCAGCAGAGATCATACTTCCAATTATACGAGAACCCACACATGGGGTTAACTACAGGGAATGAAGATGAATGGTACGTAATGCATGATATGCTTCAAGATCTTGCACAGTTAATATCAGAAAACGAGTGTTTTTCAATCGATATAAGTGAAAGTCAAGCGGTGGGACATGTGATCTCTAACAAAGTTCGGCACCTAAAGGTGACATATCCATCAAAGGTGGAAGCAGATGCAGAACTAGCAGAGCTTCTATCATTGAAGGAAACAAACTATTTACGAACATTTGATTGTCTTGACCTCAAATATACTAGCAAAAGTGAAAGTTTGCTTCCCATGTTTGAACGATTGAGAGCGCTGGAATTGCAGCTTGATAGACCACATGATTCAACCACTTGGATCGGCAACTTCAAGCATCTTCGACATCTTTCTGTGAAAAGCAATATAATTTGGGATGCATTGCCACAGCTTGTATGTCAGTTGTATAACCTGCAAACATTGGACTTAAAGAACTGTGTTCTTCAAGAGATGCCGAGTGAAATTGGCAATCTAATTAACTTGAGATGTCTTgctctttcttcattttctgtAGTTCAGTTGCCTGAATCGATAGGCCACCTTCACAATTTGCACACTTTGGATGTGCAATCATGTTACAACCTTCAAGAGTTGCCTCAAGGGATATCAAACCTTGTAAAATTACAATACTTGTTCATCCCCAGTGGAGCTAAACTACCTCATGGGATTGGGAAACTAACTAATCTTGAAACTCTGGTTTACTTCAGAGTTGGAAGAGCTGATCAAATTGGAAAGCATTGTGGTATTGAAGAGTTGAAGAACTTGGTGAATATCAAAGGAAAGCTTTGCATATCAGAGCTCGAAAAACTGGTTTCTGTGGATAGTGTCATTGTAGGAAACCTTAAAACCAAGTGTAAATTGAAGGATCTGAAGCTGAACTGGGGTTGTCCTCAGCATCCAGATGAGGATAATGTATGCAGTGAAGAGATGAATTTTTTAGTGCTGGAGAGACTACAACCACACTACAACATCTCAAGCTTGGAAATAGATGGTTACAAAGGTTGTGATTTGCCTGCATGGCTTGGTGATCCATCCTTCTCCAAATTAACCAGCATTGACTTCAGTTcctgcaaacaaatacaagatttCCCTTGGTTAACAGCAAGACTACCTTCTCtcacttctctttctctttataaatttgaaaaaatgaaatcaGTTGCTCATGAAGGAGAGGTTTCATTCCCTGCACTTGAGGTGTTGTCCTTCTCAAACATGCAGGAATGGGAAAGCTGGAGTTCAGTTATGGATAAAGTTTTTCCGAAGCTAAAGAACCTCAGCATTCAAACATGCCCAAAGATATGTCAACTTCCATCCTTTGAATCACTTGTTACTCTAACTCTTTCAAATTGTGAGAACCTGAGGGATGTGACTGTGCACCATGATGCTGCTTGTCCATCCAGGCTTAATGAACTCTTCATAATCAATTGCAGACAGCTTTCATCACTCTTGGGCATGAAATATCTTAATTCTCTCACACAATTGACAGTAGAAACTTGTCCTGAGCTTCAGTTCCTACCTGATGATTGCCTGCCTGTCTTGCCCAAATATGTACAAATTTGTGATGGGAAAGGTCCCAAGCACTGGTGCCATCTTCATGGATTTCAGTACAAGCAG TTTTGCAGATTTGATCCCATCCAAAGGATGAAGTAA
- the LOC120265658 gene encoding uncharacterized protein LOC120265658 isoform X1: protein MDIPLENLCISDCLNGNSWNLNSLLLIFGDNINLTLIKSKRIIADSNNLWVWLPQSYKLTIPSKVYHHLCNGDAYSDSWEGWAILWHLNIAPKVQSHLPKYSFGLHCPFFTSCGPCQEYSFNQSSVIVWNIESVKSGVGFSISNFNSSFVLAGCGPMIAESYIVAEACALLFALQSTLSQRIICKQIFLASYDLLAAINQNSRLADWRLETLIENICFHLEELMFPQIHIIPLRWMKSSVDLAIFGSSKHALILYHQGRDLPHWLMKHFV, encoded by the exons ATGGATATCCCTCTTGAGAATTTATGCATCTCTGATTGTTTAAATGGGAACTCTTGGAATTTGAATAGCCTCCTATTGATCTTTGGTGACAACATTAATCTTACTCTTATTAAGTCTAAGAGAATCATTGCCGATTCCAATAACCTGTGGGTTTGGCTTCCTCAATCATATAAGCTCACCATTCCTTCCAAGGTTTATCACCATCTCTGTAATGGTGATGCTTATTCTGATTCGTGGGAAGGCTGGGCTATTTTATGGCATCTCAATATAGCTCCAAAG GTGCAATCTCATCTTCCAAAATACTCCTTTGGATTGCATTGCCCTTTCTTCACAAGCTGTGGCCCGTGTCAGGAGTACTCTTTCAATCAATCCTCTGTTATTG TCTGGAATATTGAATCTGTCAAGTCTGGAGTTGGCTTTTCCATCTCCAACTTCAACTCAAGCTTCGTTCTTGCCGGTTGCGGACCAATGATTGCAGAATCCTATATTGTTGCTGAAGCCTGCGCCCTTCTTTTTGCGTTGCAGAGTACACTGAGTCAGAGAATTATATGCAAACAGATTTTCCTTGCTAGCTATGATCTATTAGCTGCCATAAACCAGAATTCCCGGCTTGCTGATTGGCGTCTTGAGACATTGATAGAGAATATTTGCTTTCATTTGGAAGAGCTCATGTTTCCCCAGATCCACATCATTCCTCTTCGTTGGATGAAGTCTTCTGTTGACTTGGCCATCTTTGGTTCCAGCAAGCATGCTCTGATTTTGTATCATCAAGGAAGAGACCTTCCACATTGGCTTATGAAGCATTTTGtttaa